Proteins encoded together in one Cyanobium sp. AMD-g window:
- the sulP gene encoding sulfate permease: MSVTLTPGLRRLRNDQPSWLRGDVLAGFTVAAYLIPQCMAYAELAGVAPVAGLWAILPPILLYALLGSSPQLSVGPESTTAVMTAAAIAPIAAGDAGAYASLASLLALFVGLACLLGAWSRLGFLADLLSKPILVGYMAGVAVIMITGQIGKVSGLDLKAESLLGQLRELLARAGEIHLPTLLLAFGVLVFLLLVQRRFPTAPGPLLAVLLAVAVVSVFHLDQRGVAVIGTIPAGLPSFTLPHGIAPSQWNYLLSAAVGIALVGYSDNVLTARAFAARGGYRIDANQELLALGAVNLGNGLMQGFPVSSSGSRTAIGDSLGSRSQLFSLVAFLVVLVVLLFLRPVLALFPKTALGAIVIYAALRLIDIPEFRRMRRFKLSEFRLALITFAGVLLTDILVGVGLAVALSVIDLFARLVRPHDAVLGDVPHLAGLHDVADWEGATTVPGLVLYRYDAPLCFANAEDFRRRALAAIASEQSPVQWFVLNAEAIVEIDITAADMLLELQEQIAGQGIVFAMARVKQDLYAQLAKAGVVERIGPERFFPTLPTAITAFSEHVTGAMP, translated from the coding sequence ATGTCCGTCACACTCACGCCTGGCCTGCGGCGACTTCGCAACGACCAACCATCCTGGTTGCGGGGCGATGTGCTCGCAGGGTTCACCGTGGCGGCCTACCTGATCCCCCAATGCATGGCCTACGCCGAATTGGCTGGTGTGGCTCCCGTGGCTGGGCTGTGGGCCATCCTGCCGCCGATCCTTCTCTATGCCCTGCTCGGCTCCTCACCGCAGCTCTCCGTGGGTCCGGAATCCACCACCGCCGTGATGACGGCGGCGGCCATCGCGCCGATCGCGGCGGGAGATGCCGGGGCTTACGCCAGCCTCGCCAGCCTGCTGGCCCTGTTCGTGGGGCTGGCTTGCCTGCTCGGCGCCTGGAGCCGGCTGGGGTTCCTGGCCGATCTGCTCTCCAAGCCGATCCTGGTGGGCTACATGGCCGGGGTGGCGGTGATCATGATCACCGGCCAGATCGGCAAGGTCAGCGGCCTGGATCTGAAGGCCGAATCCCTGCTGGGCCAGCTGCGGGAGCTGCTCGCTCGCGCCGGTGAGATTCACCTGCCCACCCTTTTGCTGGCGTTCGGGGTGCTGGTGTTCCTGCTGCTGGTCCAGCGCCGCTTCCCCACGGCCCCCGGTCCGCTGCTGGCGGTGCTGCTGGCCGTCGCCGTGGTGTCGGTGTTCCACCTGGATCAACGCGGTGTCGCCGTGATCGGCACGATCCCCGCGGGGCTGCCCAGCTTCACCTTGCCCCACGGCATCGCGCCGAGCCAATGGAATTACCTGCTGTCCGCGGCTGTCGGCATCGCGCTCGTGGGGTACTCCGACAACGTGCTGACCGCCCGGGCCTTCGCGGCCCGGGGCGGCTACAGGATCGACGCCAACCAGGAGCTGCTGGCCCTGGGGGCGGTGAATCTGGGCAACGGCCTGATGCAGGGCTTTCCGGTGAGCAGCAGCGGCAGTCGCACGGCCATCGGCGATTCGCTCGGCAGCCGCTCCCAGCTGTTCTCGCTGGTGGCCTTTCTGGTGGTGCTGGTGGTGCTGCTGTTCCTGCGTCCGGTCCTGGCCCTGTTCCCGAAGACAGCCCTGGGCGCAATTGTGATCTACGCCGCTCTGCGCCTGATCGACATCCCGGAGTTCCGGCGGATGCGGCGCTTCAAGCTGAGCGAGTTCCGTCTGGCGCTGATCACCTTCGCGGGCGTGCTGCTGACCGACATCCTGGTGGGCGTGGGGCTGGCTGTGGCACTGTCGGTGATCGATCTGTTCGCCCGCCTGGTGCGCCCCCATGACGCCGTCCTGGGCGACGTCCCCCACCTGGCCGGCCTGCACGACGTGGCCGACTGGGAGGGGGCCACAACAGTCCCCGGGCTGGTGCTCTACCGCTATGACGCGCCCCTCTGCTTCGCCAATGCCGAGGATTTTCGTCGCCGAGCACTGGCGGCCATCGCCTCCGAGCAGAGCCCCGTCCAGTGGTTCGTGCTCAACGCCGAGGCGATCGTGGAGATCGACATCACAGCCGCCGACATGCTGCTGGAGCTGCAGGAGCAGATTGCCGGCCAGGGGATCGTCTTCGCCATGGCCCGGGTGAAGCAGGACCTTTACGCGCAATTGGCCAAAGCCGGTGTGGTCGAGCGGATCGGGCCCGAGCGCTTCTTCCCCACCCTGCCCACGGCGATCACGGCGTTTTCGGAGCACGTCACGGGTGCGATGCCATGA